The segment TGATTGCCCTTTTGGAAACCTTATAAATATTGTACAGGTCAAATATGTTACTAGCACCTATATACAACTTCTACTTTGGGTGTTTGTGGGGTGATGGAGGGGTaatggagcttggaggtgtgcaGGTTGGCCTGGATTATTTTCTTCCTTGAGCTAATTTGCCATTGGTAGATTTAACTGGACAGGAGCTATCAGAAAGGACGGAACTCTTTCATCCACTGAAAACAACTTACTGTAAGGAGCAGGGAGTAAGACAAAATGACCTAATAAATATTCTACACCTCTTGACTTCTAGTACTAACATTTAAATACAGAATGAAGCCCCCAAACCCTCCTGTTGTCCAGTCTGAATTATGTCTAAATTGCTCTatgtttttaaaagcacagtTAAGGCCTTCAAGTGGCCCATTTGTAGGAAACAAAAATATCCTTTGGGGAAGGATGTAACCTCTGGAGCAGATTGCTCTCCCTTACTTCTGTTTTAGGGGTATGATTTCTCCACTTTACAAACTGAAATCTACTGTAAGGAAGAGAAATAACCCTCTACATTCGGTCTGAGTTCAAGAACAATTGGGCCGATTTGTATGAACCACCctgcatattttatttctgtgggGAACGCGAGCGATCCATCTTCCTTACGCATATGGAACCGATTCAGCCTAAAGGTGcatttcaataataataattagctgGAAGGAGCCTAAAGGGGATATTTACATCTTTGTAGGAGGGCTGCTCCTCCAGTGATGGATGGTgcactgggctgctgctgctgctgctgctgctattccccCCTTTCTGGGGGCCAGGGGGAGGAGGATGCAGCTCTGCACTGGTGTCCCCGAGTTTCTCCTCTTGCTGCTGCCTGGAGGAGTTGAGGGAGAAGAGGCCAGTAGCAGCAGCCCGgtctctgctgcctcctccttTCTCCGTCAGCCCCCGGCTCTGGAGGTACCGGCTGCTCCCCCCTAGGGCGTCCACCCCTtggtccccctcctcctcctcctcctcctccggctgCTTGTGCCCCTCCACGTCCAcctcctgctcttcctcctcgtcctcctcgtcctcctcctcttcctcgctGCTCTCCTCGCTGGGGTAGCTGCAGCTGGTGCCGCCgggggagaggaggcggtgcgggggctggggcggcggcggcgggtggCGCTGGCAGCCCGGCTCCTCCTGCATCAGCAGCAGCGGGGAGGCCGGGTGGTGGGGCCCGCTGCTGGCCCCGTGCAGCTTGGCCAGGCTCTCCGAGTCCTCCTTGCCCCCCACCGGGCGGAAGGCGCTGGAGTGGTGGTAGCCGCTGCCCGCCTTGCGGCCGGCCGGCCCCTCCAGCAGGTGGGGGTGTCGAGCCGGCACCctgcccccgccgccgccgccgcccgcctcCGCCGCGGGGGACGCCGCGTCCCCGCCGCCAGGGGGCGCCTCGAAGAGCGGGTCCCTGCCGCCGGCCGGGGGCGCGGCCGCGGCCGGGGGGGTGCCCAGCCCGGCCGCCGCCGCCTCGCCGCTGGGCTCGGCCAGGTCCAGGAAGGCCTGGCGCAGCAGGCCGGGGCCGTCGCCCAGGGAGCAGCTGAGGGCGCTGGGCGGCTGCGGCGGCGGCTGCAGGTAGGTGGGCACCGGCAGGCCGCCGGGGGCGCGGGGCGGCCAGAACATGCAGAAGGGCGGGTAGAAGGCGGCGTCCTTCCGGCCGGGCCAGAAGAGGCCCGAGAGGCCGCCGGCCGCCTTGTGGGCCTCGCCCGCCGCGCCCTCCTCCTTCTTGTGGCACAGGCCGAAGGCGGCGGCGGGGAAGCCGTAGGGGTGCGGGAAGAGGCCGCCGCAGCCGGGCAGCTTGTGCAGCACGCCGCCGAAGGAGCCCTTGCTGGGCACCGGGATGACCGGGTAGCTCCGCTGGCTCTTGCCGCCGCCCTCCAGCTCCTCGTCCTCCTCGAAGCGGCCCCGCTTCTGCTGCAGCTCCGGCGGCGGCGCCCCCAGCAGGTGCGGGCTCAGCAGCCCGCCGCCCACCACGGCGGCCGCCGCCTTGACCGAGCCCAGCGGGTGGCACTgggcggccgccgccgccgcgccgggctggggcggggcgggcggcAGGGCCCGCTTGCGGCTGCCGCCGTTGAACATGGCCTTGACGTCCTCCCAGGCGAAGACCAGCTCGTCCTGGGGGCTCTTGTCCGTCAGCTTGAGGTGGCGGCGCCAGGAGTTGAAGTTGGCGGCGTCGGGCTGCGTGTACTTGGCCTCCGGCGTGCGGTGGGAGTGGAAGATGAACTTGTTGGGCGAGAAGTACATGCTGCAGTAGCTGCACTTGATGCACTTGGCCCGGGAGCTGTTGTAGCGGGCCGGGATGAAGCTGCCCCGGCAGCCCCAGGCGCACTCGTGAGACACGTCGAAGGCGAAGTTGTCCGGCAGCTTGGGGGGCCGGTTCTCCCCCAGGAAGGACTTGCAGAGCCGCTCCGCCTCCCGCTTGGTGATCATGCCGCAGCGGCGGGAGGAGATGGGCATGGCCCCGGCCCGCCGCAGGATCTCCAGCTGCACCGGGGTGCACTGCACGCAGGTGATGCCCAGCGCCACCCTCCTGTTGTGGATCTCGTTGTAGCTGAAGTTCTTCAGCAGGGTGTTGGAGATCTGCGCCAGGCACAGCCGCTCCTGGCCGTCGATCACCAAAGACACGATGGGGATCCCGTACAAAATCACCTGGCCCACTTGGTTAGGCTTCATGCTGGCGTGGCTGGCTCGCTGCTGGCTCATGGAGTCCGGCTGGTAGGtgttggagggggaggagagcaggATGTCCGTAGGTCCTGGCAGGGGGCTTGTCGCCATCTCTTCAGCGCTCAGCCGCGGGAGTCTTCTGTGGCCCACTGGAAGAGAAAAGAACATGGGTCTGCTGGGGATGGGACAATGAAGCGAGGAAAGGCAAAAAATCACTCCTTTCTGAGGCTTCATACTTCGGGGCAGCCCCTAGAATATTTGTCCTACTGTATTATATAACCGCCATCGCGGGCCAACTCAACCGAAGTCCCTCACTTGAGTTTCTTCTCTCAGGGGCTGGGACACACTTTGGTCTATTGACAAGTGAAGCGGACGGAGGAAAGTTAAATCTTTTGTTAAAAAACGTGGACGCGAAAAGCTTTTCAGACCTGACAAGCGCTTATACACTTATTCCAGTCTAACATGCGCTGGAAAAGTACAAACGTGACATCTAAAAAtgggagagacaaggtaggtaatatcttttattagaccaacttttgtgaaagatattaccttacccaccttgtctctctcatatcccgggaacaacagggctacaacaccaCATCTAAAAAGGAGTCATTTCACACCCTAGGATTGTTTTCTGCATTCCTACCATACCTTGCacatctattgacttcagtgggagttctgaatGGCAAAGCATCTTAATACGTATTTATCCTAAAACGTATTTAATATGACTCGATTGTCCTTAGTCCCAGGTTTAATTCACAATTTTGAATCGAAAGTTTAAATAATTTTCTAACATGAAACGAAATCCACATCACCAACGTCTTACAGTGCGTGGTGGTATTTTTGCAGTGGCAAACGCTGTCTTCAGTCgctaaaaagaaaaatgtggaaaGCTTCTAAACCAAAACGGAAATATTTTAGTTAATTTTGGCGCATCAAATGTTAACTATAGTATCTACTGTGATCAACCAGATGAATCTGGATCGTCATTCCTGAGACCCAAATGCTCCTAAATAGAAGGTGTTTATGATTTGAAACCATTTTCAAATGTTTACCTATTACTGTGTTGACATTAGAAAAGCAATGGGTGTGTAAAGAATGTTACAGAGAAGTGGTTTAAGAATTCGACAAGGTTTCAAGGAAGCCACCCAATTACCACCCACCATCAGCAGAAAATATTGAATTGATTACTTCCGCTCTCTCTGGATGCTATCGGGACGTTTCCTCTATCTTCGAAAGGTTGATAATGCCATCTTTTCAAAGGTCAGTGCTTTAAAAACGCATACATTCCAAGATTTCAGGTTAGGAGAATAGTCAGTTCAGTTAAGaatattttcaaagcaaataATAGTTAAAATAAGGCGTTAGAATGAATCCTATcaaaccaaacaacaaaaacGCCTCTGGGCAAAACAACTGGGTTTTTttacctctctttttttttttttttttttcaaaaaccactATCCTCTCTCCTAAGAAAGCATTGGGTAGTAACAGGGCTAATCAAACCCTACATCAGTTTCTTAAAATTGTCCTTCTCCGACCATCTCAACCTTGCCATTTATATTTAATAAGTTGCAGGTCATATTTATCTCTGATTTGAAAGATCATAATATAATTctaattctgcctttgtttcataTGGCATTGTTACTGTTTTACAATATTGCTCTCTCtgattctcagctttcattagACGGGTGGCCTTCAGGACTGCTGAACAAACGTAGCACATTCTAACAAGACAGGAACCGAGCTTGTCACCTCGGATGGATCGGATACAATATCTCCAGTGGAGAGAGAGTTAGTTAATAGGCAATGTGAGACAACAGTTATACCTGGTTTCCCTGCACAAACTCTTCAAATAGCTCCCTCATGGACCAGCTAAGATTCTTATCCTCTCGGCTACTATGCTGACATTTACACAGCCATAGACACGGACCTGAATGAGATTAAGTCCAGCTAGACTTTCCTGGTATGATTTTTCAAGGGTTTTGTGGACCAGGCGTTGTTTAAACCAGTGGAAATGATTTAGAAATCACTTCCCCAATCTTCCCCCTtctgtcccccccacctccacagatggggtgggggaagccatATATAAATAAGATTGAAAAAGGCAATTGGAAGAAAGTAAAAGTTTTGCTCAAGAAAACATCCTATAAAAGGTCCCTAgcaccctccctttcccctgttAATTTAATGCATAACCTGCCTGCCCCTCTCCTCTACACCCTGAACTTTATGCAGAAAACCTGACCAGAGCTAACCTTGACCCGAACAGGCAGCGAGGATGAAATATTTACCTCCTCAATCACGGTGTTCTGTACATGTGTGTGCTCCTGACCGGCTTCCAGGGGGGACTCAAAAAGGAGAGGGGGCGGGAGGAGCGAGGCAAGAGACATCAAAGCATGTCCTCAAATCGAGCAGGCAAGGAGTCTCGCAAGGTTTCCTCCGCTCATAGGCAGGCTGTCCTCTGCGTGAATGACAGCGGAGAATGGCGGTTGCGGATGGCCAGCCGGatcagtccccctccccctcctcctccccccccccccaccagcgcgGGTGCTCTCCGCGTGCGAACGGGTCCG is part of the Caretta caretta isolate rCarCar2 chromosome 5, rCarCar1.hap1, whole genome shotgun sequence genome and harbors:
- the SKOR2 gene encoding SKI family transcriptional corepressor 2, with protein sequence MVLSLPGACHSRWSDGPRPRSLTVGHRRLPRLSAEEMATSPLPGPTDILLSSPSNTYQPDSMSQQRASHASMKPNQVGQVILYGIPIVSLVIDGQERLCLAQISNTLLKNFSYNEIHNRRVALGITCVQCTPVQLEILRRAGAMPISSRRCGMITKREAERLCKSFLGENRPPKLPDNFAFDVSHECAWGCRGSFIPARYNSSRAKCIKCSYCSMYFSPNKFIFHSHRTPEAKYTQPDAANFNSWRRHLKLTDKSPQDELVFAWEDVKAMFNGGSRKRALPPAPPQPGAAAAAAQCHPLGSVKAAAAVVGGGLLSPHLLGAPPPELQQKRGRFEEDEELEGGGKSQRSYPVIPVPSKGSFGGVLHKLPGCGGLFPHPYGFPAAAFGLCHKKEEGAAGEAHKAAGGLSGLFWPGRKDAAFYPPFCMFWPPRAPGGLPVPTYLQPPPQPPSALSCSLGDGPGLLRQAFLDLAEPSGEAAAAGLGTPPAAAAPPAGGRDPLFEAPPGGGDAASPAAEAGGGGGGGRVPARHPHLLEGPAGRKAGSGYHHSSAFRPVGGKEDSESLAKLHGASSGPHHPASPLLLMQEEPGCQRHPPPPPQPPHRLLSPGGTSCSYPSEESSEEEEEDEEDEEEEQEVDVEGHKQPEEEEEEEGDQGVDALGGSSRYLQSRGLTEKGGGSRDRAAATGLFSLNSSRQQQEEKLGDTSAELHPPPPGPQKGGNSSSSSSSSPVHHPSLEEQPSYKDNQKSKEGNQVVLATKEDSNFSDKNKEHNFFITEEPSGGDFWRDIAGEHTQETNSPHSLKKDVENMGKEELQKVLFEQIDLRRRLEQEFQVLKGNASFPVFNNFQDQMKRELAYREEMVQQLQIIPYAASLIRKEKLGTHLSKS